Proteins encoded in a region of the Streptomyces sp. NBC_00310 genome:
- a CDS encoding DUF2637 domain-containing protein, which yields MRAQLARLDAVIIQAVIAGALSFSHLHDLAEAAGQGGWKAWAYPISVDLLLVAAWRRMREQQRAGQPSGGPRLWFLVALAASLGANVATAGLLDLDHVPAWLRVVVAGWPAVAFFGGTLLAHAPHHPQEAPEVPTPSTTGLHNQSTTAPVAVDMADRDALPALPTEPDPTPQPTTAEPVTDLVPAPAPAPVPAVALPPALVDRVRALADEHHSATGHPADPDAVRARLGLPPSMTASVAAHL from the coding sequence ATGCGCGCCCAACTTGCCCGCCTGGACGCCGTGATCATCCAAGCCGTCATCGCGGGCGCCCTGTCCTTCTCCCACCTCCACGACCTCGCTGAAGCGGCCGGACAGGGCGGCTGGAAGGCATGGGCCTACCCGATCAGCGTTGACCTCCTGCTGGTCGCCGCCTGGCGTCGGATGCGCGAACAACAGCGGGCCGGACAGCCCTCCGGGGGCCCGCGGCTGTGGTTCCTTGTCGCCCTGGCAGCATCCCTTGGCGCCAACGTCGCCACCGCCGGGCTCCTCGACCTGGACCACGTACCCGCCTGGCTCCGCGTCGTGGTCGCGGGCTGGCCGGCCGTCGCCTTCTTCGGCGGAACCCTCCTCGCCCACGCACCACACCACCCCCAGGAAGCACCAGAGGTCCCGACCCCGTCGACGACCGGCCTGCACAACCAATCGACCACCGCCCCCGTCGCCGTCGACATGGCCGACCGGGACGCGCTCCCGGCATTGCCCACTGAGCCCGACCCCACCCCTCAGCCCACCACCGCCGAACCGGTGACCGATCTCGTCCCTGCTCCGGCCCCGGCGCCCGTGCCCGCCGTCGCGCTCCCTCCCGCTCTCGTCGACCGTGTCCGCGCCCTGGCCGATGAACACCACTCGGCCACCGGCCACCCGGCCGACCCCGACGCCGTACGCGCCCGACTCGGCCTGCCCCCGTCCATGACGGCATCCGTCGCCGCCCACCTCTGA
- a CDS encoding mobile element transfer protein codes for MNRRFRNVRRIGPVNVASFVERGKNRHLAACTAPRCDFSAEYDSRAAAELAARTHRCSP; via the coding sequence ATGAACCGGCGCTTCCGCAACGTCCGCCGTATCGGCCCCGTGAACGTCGCCTCGTTCGTCGAGCGCGGCAAGAACCGCCACTTGGCCGCCTGCACCGCGCCCCGCTGCGACTTCTCCGCCGAGTACGACTCCCGCGCTGCCGCTGAACTCGCCGCCCGCACCCACCGCTGCTCGCCCTGA
- a CDS encoding ATP-binding protein, with translation MFTKWCRAFPGLPDQVAEARHFVAALLQERGVADDAVLVVSELATNAVRHTLSGSAGGWFLVVVAFRADGVRLEVVDQGGDNVPEMCDVVSQDNGGRGLWLVSACAKDWGVKDVPSGRTVWADLIGDGA, from the coding sequence ATGTTCACCAAGTGGTGCCGCGCCTTCCCTGGGCTGCCGGATCAGGTAGCCGAAGCCCGTCACTTCGTCGCCGCCCTCCTCCAGGAACGGGGCGTTGCCGATGACGCGGTCCTGGTCGTGAGCGAACTGGCGACCAATGCCGTCCGGCACACCCTCAGCGGTTCGGCCGGCGGCTGGTTCCTGGTGGTCGTCGCCTTCAGGGCGGACGGCGTGCGACTCGAAGTGGTCGACCAGGGCGGCGACAACGTCCCCGAAATGTGCGACGTGGTCAGCCAAGACAACGGCGGTCGCGGCTTGTGGCTCGTCTCGGCCTGCGCAAAGGACTGGGGCGTGAAGGATGTCCCGAGCGGGCGCACCGTGTGGGCCGACCTGATTGGGGACGGCGCCTGA
- a CDS encoding FtsK/SpoIIIE domain-containing protein has protein sequence MTDSVWTLILALLALAALLVMRRRTPVLFWWLVGYPVIALRVLTTYRATMDACGLTVPASAVRRATARIIGREAAPVPPWRSLPRPTGSGLVMRLRMAAGQAPEDFTASADRLRHAWGAHAVHIRPTKPGRLELRLIGWDVLADVRPARRWRGSGALTLPLALREDGHWHVRDFRTVPHELILGATQSGKSVYLRNLVCGLARQPVALVGIDCKWGVELAPFAPRLSALADTSDRANDILDALLEEMEARFRLIGLSSVAGPDAVLTSDVWGLPDEVRPVPVVVVVDEVAELFLAASRDDEKRRDAMVTKLIRLAQLGRAAGIYLEVCGQRFGSELGKGATMLRAQLTGRVCHRVNDETSANMALADIAPEAALAATSIPAVRPGVAVVGDSSGGWCRVRSPHLTLDEAAAICRDTSALVPDLPRLAAFRPALASTPVESAPAAAPAPHTTRPVTE, from the coding sequence ATGACCGATTCCGTCTGGACTCTGATCCTGGCTCTGCTGGCGCTGGCCGCGCTGCTCGTCATGCGTCGACGGACGCCGGTCCTGTTCTGGTGGCTCGTCGGGTACCCGGTCATCGCCCTGCGCGTGCTCACCACCTACAGGGCGACCATGGACGCCTGTGGCCTGACGGTTCCGGCTTCGGCCGTCCGTCGGGCCACGGCCCGGATCATCGGGCGGGAAGCGGCCCCGGTGCCGCCCTGGCGGTCGCTGCCACGCCCGACCGGGTCCGGTCTCGTGATGCGACTGCGCATGGCGGCCGGGCAGGCACCCGAGGACTTCACCGCCTCGGCCGACCGGCTACGGCACGCCTGGGGCGCCCACGCCGTGCACATCCGCCCCACCAAGCCGGGACGGCTCGAACTGCGCCTGATCGGCTGGGACGTGCTCGCCGACGTACGCCCCGCGCGCCGCTGGCGGGGGAGTGGAGCGCTCACTCTCCCGCTGGCTCTGCGGGAAGACGGTCACTGGCACGTACGGGACTTCCGCACCGTGCCGCACGAACTGATTCTCGGCGCCACGCAGTCGGGCAAGTCCGTGTACCTGCGCAACCTGGTGTGCGGACTGGCCCGGCAACCCGTCGCCCTCGTCGGCATCGACTGCAAGTGGGGCGTCGAACTGGCGCCGTTCGCGCCCCGCCTGTCCGCCCTCGCCGACACCTCGGACCGTGCCAACGACATCCTTGACGCCCTCCTGGAGGAGATGGAGGCCCGATTCCGCCTCATCGGCCTGTCGAGCGTGGCCGGTCCGGACGCCGTGCTCACCTCCGACGTGTGGGGGCTGCCGGACGAGGTACGGCCGGTGCCGGTCGTGGTCGTCGTCGACGAGGTCGCGGAACTCTTCCTCGCCGCCAGTCGCGACGACGAGAAACGACGCGACGCCATGGTCACCAAGCTCATCCGCCTTGCCCAGCTCGGCCGCGCGGCCGGCATCTACCTGGAAGTCTGCGGGCAGCGCTTCGGCTCCGAACTCGGCAAGGGCGCCACGATGCTCCGCGCCCAGCTCACCGGCCGTGTCTGCCACCGCGTCAACGACGAGACCTCCGCCAATATGGCGCTCGCCGACATTGCCCCCGAAGCGGCCCTCGCCGCCACGTCCATTCCGGCCGTACGGCCCGGGGTCGCGGTCGTCGGCGACTCCTCCGGCGGCTGGTGCCGCGTCCGCTCACCCCACCTCACCCTCGACGAAGCGGCGGCCATCTGCCGCGACACCTCGGCCCTGGTCCCGGACCTGCCCCGGCTCGCCGCCTTCCGCCCCGCCCTCGCCTCGACGCCGGTCGAGTCGGCCCCGGCCGCAGCACCTGCCCCGCACACCACGCGCCCGGTCACCGAGTAG
- a CDS encoding SpdD-like protein, whose translation MFQPKIPTMPQPTGLVTPPAVVEPATVTPAAHTPQLAPASAPVLSRPAVQLTPGTALALVGGGTAVVLVVGAVLVSMLLAVAVTATSTAVCAVVIRSLLTRH comes from the coding sequence ATGTTCCAGCCGAAGATCCCGACCATGCCCCAGCCGACCGGCCTGGTCACCCCGCCCGCAGTCGTCGAGCCGGCCACCGTCACCCCCGCCGCCCATACCCCGCAGCTGGCTCCCGCCTCCGCTCCGGTCCTCTCCCGGCCCGCTGTCCAGCTCACTCCCGGGACCGCACTCGCCCTCGTCGGCGGCGGAACTGCCGTGGTCCTGGTCGTCGGCGCCGTCCTCGTCTCCATGCTCCTCGCCGTCGCCGTCACGGCCACCTCGACCGCGGTCTGCGCCGTCGTCATCCGCTCGCTCCTCACCCGTCACTGA
- a CDS encoding replication initiator, whose amino-acid sequence MHPPAPLGAIRHLTTLARHGDLGAYARQVQRLGGCERPVRMEGHRLDVHAATGEIVREIVDTDLPAGQLLIRCNNRRATRCATCAEVYRKDTFHLVTAGLSGGKGIGPAVAEHPRVFATFTAPSFGPVHNRPGGGRCRCGRLHPDDDPALGTPLDPDRYDYRAAVLWNAHAGALWARFTTYLRQQLAARAGLTRSELRDNLKVSYAKVAEYQQRGAVHFHAVIRLDGPEGAEDTPPSWATTELLTDTIRTSARLAEAPGPVLDARPYTFRFGKQLDVRPIRSADFAGTSELSSRAVASYIAKYATKGAETAGTLDRPIRNPITDLIGSGVTDHARQLILTCWHLGARPELEELRLRKWAHMLGFRGHFSTKSRAYSVTLGALRQERADHNEALTRARAAEAGHPLPDPDTVLVLSHWRFAGTGLTAAETWFATSRRPDATPDTEGDSAWIADETN is encoded by the coding sequence ATGCACCCCCCGGCTCCCCTCGGAGCCATCCGCCACCTGACCACCCTCGCCCGACACGGCGACCTCGGCGCCTACGCCCGCCAGGTCCAGCGCCTCGGCGGCTGCGAGAGGCCCGTACGGATGGAGGGCCACCGGCTCGACGTCCACGCCGCAACGGGTGAGATCGTCCGCGAGATCGTTGATACCGACCTCCCGGCCGGTCAGCTCCTCATCCGCTGCAACAACCGCCGGGCCACCCGGTGCGCCACCTGCGCCGAGGTGTACCGCAAGGACACATTCCACCTCGTCACTGCCGGACTCAGCGGCGGCAAAGGCATCGGCCCAGCCGTCGCAGAACACCCGCGCGTCTTCGCCACCTTCACCGCCCCCTCCTTCGGCCCCGTCCACAACCGCCCCGGCGGCGGCCGGTGCCGCTGCGGACGACTCCACCCCGACGACGACCCCGCACTCGGCACACCCCTGGACCCCGACCGCTACGACTACCGTGCCGCCGTCCTCTGGAACGCCCACGCTGGCGCCCTCTGGGCCCGCTTCACCACCTACCTGCGCCAACAGCTCGCCGCCCGAGCCGGCCTCACCCGCTCGGAGCTCCGCGACAACCTCAAGGTCTCGTACGCCAAGGTCGCCGAGTACCAGCAACGCGGCGCTGTCCACTTCCACGCCGTCATCCGCCTCGACGGCCCCGAGGGCGCCGAAGACACCCCACCGTCCTGGGCAACGACCGAACTCCTCACCGACACAATCCGCACGTCGGCGCGCCTTGCCGAAGCTCCCGGCCCTGTCCTGGACGCACGCCCCTACACCTTCCGCTTCGGCAAACAGCTCGACGTCCGTCCTATCCGCTCGGCCGACTTCGCGGGCACTTCGGAACTCTCCAGCCGCGCCGTCGCCTCGTACATCGCGAAGTACGCCACCAAGGGCGCCGAGACGGCCGGCACCCTCGACCGCCCCATTCGCAACCCGATCACCGACCTGATCGGCTCCGGCGTCACCGACCACGCCCGACAGCTGATCCTCACCTGTTGGCACCTCGGCGCACGCCCGGAACTCGAAGAGCTGCGCCTGCGTAAGTGGGCTCACATGCTCGGCTTCCGCGGCCACTTCTCCACCAAGTCCCGCGCCTACTCCGTCACCCTCGGCGCCCTCCGCCAGGAACGCGCTGACCACAACGAAGCCCTCACCCGCGCACGCGCTGCCGAAGCAGGCCACCCTCTGCCCGACCCGGACACCGTGCTCGTCCTCTCGCACTGGCGCTTCGCCGGCACTGGCCTGACCGCTGCTGAGACCTGGTTCGCGACATCGCGTCGGCCCGACGCCACCCCCGACACGGAAGGAGACTCGGCATGGATCGCCGACGAGACGAACTGA
- a CDS encoding helix-turn-helix transcriptional regulator, with the protein MDRRRDELMTVPQILAELGGVSRRTFYRWRELGQAPEAIKLPNGELRFWRSDFTAWLHGLGEAA; encoded by the coding sequence ATGGATCGCCGACGAGACGAACTGATGACTGTTCCGCAGATCCTCGCCGAACTGGGCGGAGTTTCCCGGCGCACCTTCTACCGCTGGCGTGAACTGGGACAGGCTCCGGAAGCGATCAAGCTCCCGAACGGTGAACTCCGCTTCTGGCGCAGTGACTTCACCGCGTGGCTTCACGGACTCGGGGAGGCGGCGTGA
- a CDS encoding sigma factor-like helix-turn-helix DNA-binding protein, with amino-acid sequence MSDELRRIMSIDDPYLLLREVTTRLADAQQEVTELARLRRRVVQDLHAQGLSYAQIAEKAGLSRGRIHQIRHTGPAPEGAFFGAGVVTVVTPLRADDVKKRTVVAMDDMNSGKRLEDLAKSYSLDVATGNVLVSGEVNLNRDGLIVVCGPGMSEDMRDLYAQDPVLSWQHEDGEPWTLLDRRTGIIHRSGQDGDPARPHDVGYLGRLPRPDGKGSVLAIAGIHTQGSLGAVQLLASDLNALWGQVGERRFSTLVGVEYDPETSEPQSVELVCPLYLHDEETGA; translated from the coding sequence ATGTCGGACGAGTTGCGACGGATCATGTCGATTGATGATCCGTACCTGCTCCTGCGTGAGGTCACGACCCGGTTGGCAGACGCTCAGCAGGAGGTGACAGAGCTGGCGCGGCTTCGTCGGCGGGTGGTTCAGGACCTTCATGCGCAAGGGCTCTCGTACGCGCAGATCGCTGAGAAGGCTGGTCTGAGCCGTGGCCGGATTCACCAGATCCGCCACACTGGCCCGGCGCCCGAAGGTGCCTTCTTCGGTGCGGGCGTCGTCACCGTGGTCACTCCGCTTCGGGCGGACGACGTGAAGAAGCGCACGGTCGTCGCCATGGACGACATGAACTCGGGCAAGCGTCTTGAGGACCTGGCGAAGTCGTACAGCCTCGATGTCGCCACCGGCAACGTGCTCGTGAGCGGCGAAGTCAACCTCAACCGAGACGGCCTGATCGTCGTCTGTGGGCCGGGCATGTCCGAGGACATGCGCGACCTGTACGCCCAGGACCCGGTACTCAGCTGGCAGCATGAGGACGGCGAGCCCTGGACGCTGCTGGACCGGCGCACTGGCATCATTCACCGCTCTGGGCAGGACGGTGATCCGGCTCGCCCGCACGACGTGGGATACCTCGGCCGGCTGCCCCGCCCGGACGGCAAGGGGTCGGTGCTCGCCATTGCCGGTATCCACACCCAAGGCTCCCTCGGCGCGGTCCAGTTGCTGGCATCGGATCTCAATGCCCTGTGGGGGCAGGTGGGGGAGCGCCGGTTCTCCACGCTGGTCGGAGTCGAGTACGACCCTGAGACCAGCGAGCCGCAGTCCGTAGAGCTGGTCTGCCCGCTGTACCTGCACGACGAGGAGACCGGGGCGTGA
- a CDS encoding response regulator has protein sequence MPGASGRVLVVDDNKVIRQLIRVNLELEGFEVVTAADGAECLDVVHQVRPDLITLDVVMPRLDGLRTAARLRGDPLTRRLPLAIVSACNQYEVEAGLDVGVDAFLAKPFEPSELVALVRRLVERAHAGGDGAAAYGSGVDGPAPAGAPAGGTGSGSDHTECAERAGRTGS, from the coding sequence GTGCCAGGCGCGTCCGGCCGGGTGCTTGTTGTGGACGACAACAAGGTCATCCGGCAGCTGATCAGGGTCAACCTCGAGCTGGAGGGCTTCGAGGTGGTGACCGCGGCCGATGGTGCCGAGTGCCTGGACGTCGTTCACCAGGTGCGGCCCGACCTAATCACCCTCGACGTCGTGATGCCACGGCTCGACGGTCTCCGTACCGCCGCCCGGCTCCGCGGCGACCCCCTGACGCGGCGTCTCCCGCTCGCCATCGTCAGTGCCTGTAACCAGTACGAGGTCGAGGCCGGGCTCGACGTCGGCGTCGACGCGTTCCTCGCCAAGCCCTTCGAGCCGAGCGAACTCGTCGCTCTCGTACGGCGGTTGGTGGAGCGAGCGCATGCCGGGGGCGACGGTGCCGCGGCGTACGGGAGCGGAGTCGACGGCCCCGCTCCCGCCGGCGCCCCGGCCGGAGGGACCGGCAGCGGGAGTGATCACACCGAGTGTGCGGAGCGGGCGGGCCGTACCGGAAGCTGA
- a CDS encoding integrase, producing the protein MRVALGSLPSEPGKESEDFAALAPGAAVLLDGAGVAGAETGCVHSIAWFSGTLGALLLRAVTADPRRPLADCLADSIAAVRALHGDSCDLTYRASPTSTVVAVRAGGKELEYLVLGDSSLLLDGKSGGCAVVTDRRLDEVGKSLRGPVDAHPTGSPEHAAALAEYRDALTGLRNRPGGFWIAGPDPRAAEHALTGSVPLDSLNSVSLLSDGATRLVDRFELADWVTVLDTLNTSGPNELIRMVRDAEAGDPHGRRWPRGKAQDDATALHWVLT; encoded by the coding sequence GTGAGAGTCGCCCTCGGCTCCCTCCCCTCCGAACCCGGCAAGGAGAGCGAGGATTTCGCCGCTCTCGCTCCCGGTGCTGCCGTCCTCCTCGACGGCGCCGGGGTGGCGGGGGCTGAGACCGGATGCGTGCACAGCATCGCGTGGTTCTCTGGGACCCTGGGCGCGCTGTTGCTGCGAGCCGTCACCGCGGATCCGCGCCGCCCCCTCGCCGACTGCTTGGCCGACTCCATCGCCGCGGTTCGAGCCCTGCATGGCGACAGCTGTGACCTGACCTATCGGGCCAGTCCGACCAGCACGGTCGTGGCGGTCCGGGCCGGTGGCAAGGAACTGGAGTACCTCGTCCTAGGCGACTCCTCCCTACTGCTCGACGGGAAGAGCGGGGGCTGCGCGGTCGTCACTGACCGCCGCCTGGACGAGGTCGGCAAGTCGCTTCGGGGCCCGGTCGACGCACATCCCACCGGCTCACCCGAGCACGCTGCCGCACTTGCCGAGTACCGCGACGCGCTGACCGGTCTACGTAACAGGCCGGGCGGCTTCTGGATCGCCGGCCCCGACCCCCGGGCGGCTGAGCACGCACTGACCGGGTCCGTGCCGCTCGACTCCCTCAACTCCGTGAGTCTCCTGAGCGACGGGGCCACGCGACTCGTGGACCGCTTCGAACTCGCCGACTGGGTAACGGTGTTGGACACCCTCAACACGTCAGGGCCGAACGAGTTGATCCGCATGGTCCGGGACGCTGAGGCCGGGGACCCGCATGGTCGGCGCTGGCCGCGTGGCAAGGCTCAGGATGATGCGACGGCCCTTCACTGGGTGCTGACGTAG
- a CDS encoding helix-turn-helix domain-containing protein yields the protein MGSVRRERMSALGARLRALRADAGLTGAVLAQRAGVGQPTVSKVETGRMVPSTDVLDRLSRALGLDEATSGEVRELLAAVETAVDEVLPPEASVLPGVALDDAIRGARLVRSFQCVVLPAMLQSAEYARHVFASAPDADRESVGRAVAARVERQSVLYEPGRESVFVVTEGVLRTWPGTPSLMLAQLDRLLAVESLTTVRLGVIPWDRPVPVMPRHGFTLCDRGAVVVEAFRDERVSHDPDEVASYEEVFGSFDRAAVFGGEVRELLLRVMKEFRGLADVVTP from the coding sequence ATGGGGAGTGTGCGGCGGGAGCGAATGAGTGCGCTTGGGGCGCGTCTTCGTGCTCTGCGGGCGGATGCCGGTCTGACGGGTGCTGTTCTGGCGCAGCGAGCCGGTGTTGGGCAACCGACTGTGTCCAAGGTCGAGACCGGGCGGATGGTACCCAGCACTGATGTACTCGACCGGCTCTCTCGGGCCCTCGGTCTAGATGAAGCGACCTCGGGTGAGGTGCGGGAGCTCCTGGCCGCTGTGGAGACGGCAGTTGACGAGGTCCTGCCGCCCGAAGCGAGTGTGCTCCCTGGCGTGGCATTGGATGATGCGATCCGCGGGGCCCGGCTCGTGCGGTCGTTTCAGTGCGTGGTTCTGCCGGCCATGCTTCAGAGTGCCGAGTACGCCCGTCACGTCTTCGCGAGTGCTCCCGATGCTGACCGCGAGTCTGTCGGCCGCGCCGTCGCCGCCCGGGTGGAGCGGCAGAGCGTTCTCTACGAGCCGGGACGTGAGTCCGTATTCGTCGTCACCGAGGGCGTGTTGCGGACCTGGCCCGGAACCCCGTCGCTCATGCTCGCCCAACTTGACCGTCTGCTCGCTGTCGAGAGCCTGACCACCGTGCGGCTCGGAGTGATCCCATGGGATCGGCCGGTACCGGTCATGCCCCGGCATGGCTTCACCCTGTGTGACCGGGGGGCCGTCGTGGTGGAGGCGTTTCGGGATGAGCGGGTCTCGCACGACCCGGATGAAGTCGCCTCGTACGAGGAAGTGTTCGGTTCCTTCGACCGCGCGGCCGTCTTCGGTGGTGAGGTGCGGGAACTGCTGTTGCGGGTGATGAAGGAGTTTCGCGGTCTGGCGGACGTCGTCACTCCATAG
- a CDS encoding tyrosine-type recombinase/integrase encodes MKSHDVKVWGIRKRPYKTPSYDVRWKVGDVPPFSETFRTKALADNFRAKLLRAAQKGEAFDTETGLPDSMAPVKESLSWYDFARAYVAMKWPHAAPNSRDSLNETMTLVTTQLLGDRPGRPADDVLRRALRGWAFVVQAPDEEAPPVDIANALRWVAKASLPLATLKNAADIRTVLDSLKLTLSGAPAAAETVRRKRAVLFNALAYAVELGELPENPVTLVKWKLPKVTKEVDRRVVVNPRQAAELLGAVSYVGGYRRARGRRLVALFACMYFGGLRPAEAVALRRPDCTLPETGWGSLILEKSRPTVGKRWTGTGEVHDNRGLKNRPANETRIVPIPPRLVRILLAHIEEFGTAKDGRLFANERGGVVASTTYWRVWDEARHLALTPEQVASPLAARPYDLRHAALSSWLNAGVDPTEVAERAGNSVEVLLSRYAKCLDGRQDVANRRIAELLGEDDGQEDGPGNGT; translated from the coding sequence GTGAAGTCGCATGACGTGAAGGTGTGGGGCATCCGCAAGCGGCCGTACAAGACGCCGTCGTACGACGTGCGTTGGAAGGTCGGGGACGTCCCACCGTTCTCCGAGACCTTTCGGACCAAGGCGCTCGCCGACAACTTCCGCGCGAAGCTGCTCCGGGCTGCGCAAAAGGGCGAGGCCTTCGACACGGAAACCGGGCTGCCGGACTCCATGGCACCGGTCAAAGAGTCCCTCTCCTGGTACGACTTCGCGCGGGCGTACGTCGCCATGAAGTGGCCGCATGCTGCCCCGAACTCGCGTGACAGCCTGAACGAGACGATGACACTCGTCACGACTCAGCTCCTGGGAGATCGGCCCGGTCGTCCGGCCGACGATGTGTTGCGGCGTGCCCTGCGCGGCTGGGCCTTCGTCGTCCAGGCCCCGGACGAGGAAGCGCCGCCGGTGGACATCGCCAATGCCCTCCGCTGGGTCGCCAAGGCCTCGTTGCCACTGGCCACGCTCAAGAATGCGGCAGACATCCGCACCGTCCTCGACTCGCTCAAGCTCACGTTGTCCGGGGCCCCGGCCGCCGCTGAGACGGTGCGGCGCAAGCGAGCCGTCCTGTTCAACGCTCTGGCCTATGCGGTCGAGCTGGGGGAGCTCCCGGAGAACCCGGTCACGCTCGTGAAGTGGAAGCTGCCGAAGGTGACCAAGGAAGTAGACCGCCGAGTCGTGGTGAACCCGCGGCAGGCTGCTGAACTCCTTGGCGCTGTCTCGTACGTCGGTGGCTACCGTCGGGCTCGTGGGCGCCGCCTGGTCGCGCTTTTCGCCTGCATGTACTTCGGTGGGCTTCGGCCGGCGGAAGCGGTGGCGCTGCGTCGTCCGGACTGCACGCTGCCGGAAACCGGGTGGGGCTCATTGATCCTGGAGAAGAGCCGTCCCACCGTCGGCAAGCGTTGGACTGGCACGGGGGAGGTGCACGACAACCGAGGGCTCAAGAACCGGCCCGCGAACGAGACCCGCATTGTTCCGATTCCGCCCCGCCTCGTCCGCATCCTGCTCGCGCACATCGAGGAGTTCGGTACGGCCAAGGACGGCCGGCTGTTCGCCAATGAGCGCGGGGGAGTGGTCGCATCCACCACGTATTGGCGCGTCTGGGACGAGGCGCGGCACCTGGCGCTCACGCCGGAACAGGTGGCCTCGCCGCTGGCTGCCCGCCCGTACGACCTGCGGCACGCCGCTCTGTCGTCCTGGCTCAACGCTGGCGTAGACCCCACCGAGGTTGCGGAGCGTGCGGGCAACAGCGTCGAGGTGCTCTTGAGCCGTTACGCGAAGTGCCTCGACGGTCGGCAGGACGTCGCCAACCGTCGGATCGCCGAACTCCTTGGGGAGGACGACGGCCAGGAGGACGGGCCCGGCAACGGGACCTGA
- a CDS encoding SCO3933 family regulatory protein, whose amino-acid sequence MRVIPVDTSAATLLVTKLPETKVKDRQTGEIAMDPVTNARLMVLELVFIASGGSDMIKVTVPEPGIGEGLVMGAPVVLSGLVARPWESEFGGRARHGIAYRADAVMVNVPTSVQG is encoded by the coding sequence ATGCGTGTCATCCCCGTAGACACTTCCGCCGCGACGCTGCTGGTCACCAAGCTGCCCGAGACCAAGGTCAAGGACCGTCAGACTGGCGAGATCGCTATGGACCCGGTGACCAACGCCCGGCTCATGGTGCTGGAGCTGGTGTTCATCGCATCGGGTGGCTCCGACATGATCAAGGTGACGGTGCCGGAGCCGGGCATCGGTGAGGGTCTGGTCATGGGCGCCCCGGTCGTCCTGTCCGGCCTGGTGGCCCGGCCCTGGGAGAGCGAGTTCGGCGGCCGGGCCCGCCACGGCATCGCCTACCGGGCCGACGCCGTCATGGTCAACGTTCCGACCTCGGTGCAGGGCTGA